Proteins found in one Pontibacter sp. SGAir0037 genomic segment:
- a CDS encoding DUF4142 domain-containing protein, with translation MKNYMMAVYLMAGALAFASCNSGNNNEEQATSANASGEPAVALEADSTLTDEKKELLSYLNEKILLQQELGRIAVERGQSDAVKQYGQQMVTQYEPKQASLQDLAQDFNVSLTQSDDNQSKVQDLRDVKAENFDKKYLDEVASAHKDAISEIDNVLNDPGETNNSLVNVWARTTKKEMQAQREEALRLQQEMKR, from the coding sequence ATGAAAAACTATATGATGGCCGTTTACCTGATGGCCGGGGCTCTTGCCTTTGCATCCTGCAATTCCGGAAATAATAACGAAGAACAGGCAACAAGCGCCAATGCATCTGGCGAACCTGCCGTAGCGCTGGAAGCTGATTCTACTTTAACAGATGAAAAGAAAGAGCTTTTATCTTATCTGAATGAGAAGATTCTTCTGCAACAAGAACTTGGCCGGATAGCTGTAGAGCGAGGCCAGTCAGACGCTGTAAAGCAGTATGGGCAGCAAATGGTAACGCAATACGAGCCTAAACAAGCCAGCCTGCAGGACCTTGCCCAGGATTTTAATGTTTCGCTTACACAATCTGATGATAACCAATCGAAAGTACAGGATTTAAGAGATGTAAAAGCTGAAAATTTCGATAAAAAGTACCTCGATGAAGTAGCCAGCGCACATAAAGATGCGATCAGTGAAATAGACAATGTCCTGAATGATCCGGGAGAAACGAATAATTCACTCGTTAATGTTTGGGCAAGAACAACTAAAAAAGAAATGCAGGCCCAAAGAGAAGAGGCTTTACGCTTGCAGCAGGAGATGAAACGATAA
- a CDS encoding fasciclin domain-containing protein: MKKIMLKPLAAIAVVSFTMFSCASSNDAMDTTAMNDDTSMSETQTMAGDDQVSSNDTQSAQTESYSSTDVSGGDLSISEMTLTNDEDIDEMFGDIEETEQYDILELVDKSSNLSTFSKLIKAAELEPALQTGGPFTVFAPTNEAFANLPAGELENLLKPENKMELRQVLASHFLAAKVSSAQFNNNQRIGLSDDQEIVIGVANAGTGAGTAAAANNITIGGATIVKPNVEASNGMVHVVDAIIQPTATSTGAGGGMR, from the coding sequence ATGAAAAAAATAATGTTAAAACCCTTAGCTGCGATAGCGGTGGTATCTTTTACCATGTTTAGCTGCGCTAGCTCTAATGATGCAATGGATACAACTGCCATGAACGATGATACCAGCATGAGTGAAACTCAGACAATGGCTGGCGACGATCAGGTAAGTTCAAATGATACACAAAGTGCCCAAACAGAGTCCTACAGTAGCACAGATGTTTCCGGAGGCGATCTAAGTATTTCGGAAATGACGCTTACCAACGATGAAGACATTGATGAGATGTTTGGTGACATTGAAGAAACAGAACAATATGATATTCTGGAACTGGTAGACAAAAGCAGCAACCTTTCTACTTTCTCAAAATTAATTAAAGCTGCTGAGTTAGAGCCAGCCCTTCAGACTGGTGGTCCATTTACAGTATTTGCCCCAACTAACGAAGCATTTGCCAACCTGCCTGCAGGCGAGTTGGAGAACCTTCTTAAACCAGAAAATAAAATGGAGTTAAGACAGGTACTAGCTTCACACTTTCTAGCTGCCAAAGTATCTTCAGCACAATTCAACAATAACCAGCGCATTGGTTTATCCGATGACCAGGAAATTGTAATTGGCGTTGCGAATGCCGGAACTGGTGCTGGTACAGCTGCCGCTGCTAATAATATCACAATAGGTGGAGCTACTATTGTTAAACCAAACGTAGAAGCATCTAATGGTATGGTACACGTAGTGGATGCCATTATCCAACCTACCGCTACTTCTACAGGTGCAGGCGGTGGTATGCGCTAA
- a CDS encoding S1C family serine protease, producing MGYSIYEQIERYLEGAMLSEEKISFEALLHTDHRLAEKVQEHKQLLHAMKHYGQRQSLKQKLNAIHTAMEAETAEQAPAQLTPSPSTWNVFWKRHRQTMAVAASVSLLSVFGTLWSVQQLKAPVQQQTARYVELRREVEKIKKEQKAIISGILTTEEAKPAPRTARFSGTGFAISSDGYLITSSHVVAGADSLIIENKAGDKYKVSTVYRDQTHDLAILKIEDPAFEGFGKLPYTFKTSESELGEKVFTLGYPREDIVFGEGSLSSSSGFEGDTTSYQVSIPLNPGNSGGPLLDDRGNLIGIISGKQAGQEGAAFAVKSAYLLQTLSELPETSNLNPISLPKYNNLSGHSRTQQLKKLKDYVFVVKVYN from the coding sequence ATGGGTTACAGCATTTACGAGCAAATAGAACGTTATCTGGAAGGAGCAATGCTATCAGAAGAGAAAATCTCTTTTGAAGCACTCCTGCATACCGACCATAGGTTAGCTGAGAAGGTTCAGGAGCATAAGCAATTGCTACATGCTATGAAGCACTATGGCCAACGCCAGTCTCTGAAGCAAAAGTTAAATGCGATACATACTGCCATGGAAGCTGAAACAGCTGAACAGGCACCCGCTCAGCTTACCCCTTCTCCATCTACCTGGAATGTTTTCTGGAAGCGCCACCGCCAGACTATGGCTGTGGCAGCCAGCGTGTCTTTGTTATCTGTTTTTGGCACTTTGTGGAGTGTGCAGCAGCTAAAGGCTCCTGTTCAACAGCAAACAGCCCGTTATGTAGAGCTACGCCGTGAGGTTGAAAAAATCAAGAAAGAGCAGAAGGCTATTATCAGCGGAATTCTTACAACGGAAGAAGCTAAACCTGCCCCACGCACTGCACGCTTTAGTGGTACTGGCTTTGCCATCAGTTCAGATGGTTACCTGATTACCAGTTCGCATGTTGTGGCTGGCGCAGATTCTCTTATAATTGAGAACAAGGCAGGAGATAAATATAAAGTAAGTACAGTATATCGCGACCAGACACACGATCTGGCTATTCTTAAAATCGAAGATCCAGCCTTTGAAGGCTTTGGAAAGCTGCCATATACCTTTAAAACTTCTGAAAGTGAACTGGGTGAAAAAGTTTTCACACTGGGCTATCCACGTGAGGACATAGTATTTGGAGAAGGATCACTAAGTTCTTCTTCTGGTTTCGAAGGCGACACTACTTCTTACCAGGTATCTATTCCGCTAAACCCCGGTAATAGCGGTGGGCCATTACTTGACGACAGAGGCAATCTGATTGGTATTATTAGTGGGAAACAAGCAGGCCAGGAAGGCGCAGCTTTTGCTGTAAAATCTGCTTACTTGCTTCAGACGCTGTCAGAGCTACCAGAAACCTCTAACTTAAATCCTATCTCATTACCGAAATATAACAATTTATCAGGCCATTCCCGAACCCAGCAACTGAAAAAGCTAAAAGACTATGTATTTGTAGTAAAGGTCTACAATTAA
- a CDS encoding RNA polymerase sigma factor, whose translation MKNSLYETDEAIIRGIRNDDNRALAHLYKLYFPMISHLILSNSGTDDEAKDIYQEGIIVFFEKIKDNSLELSCQIKTYLYSVCRRLWLKRLAEKGRYANRIDDAEDFLLLEEDIPQHEENERQFELMGEALGQLGEPCRTLLEDYYIRMQNMQDITDKFGYTNTDTAKNQKYKCLQRLKKLFFATYKPQV comes from the coding sequence AGGCGATAATAAGGGGAATCCGTAACGACGATAATAGAGCCCTTGCCCATTTGTACAAACTCTATTTTCCTATGATTTCTCATTTAATTTTGAGCAACAGCGGAACTGACGACGAAGCAAAAGACATTTATCAGGAAGGCATTATTGTTTTCTTCGAGAAAATAAAAGACAATAGCCTGGAGCTGAGTTGCCAGATAAAAACGTACCTCTACTCGGTTTGCAGAAGGTTGTGGCTAAAAAGACTTGCCGAAAAGGGGCGATATGCAAACCGGATAGACGATGCAGAGGATTTTCTTTTACTAGAGGAAGATATACCACAGCATGAGGAAAATGAACGTCAGTTCGAGTTAATGGGCGAAGCGTTGGGACAATTAGGGGAACCTTGCCGAACGCTACTGGAAGATTATTATATACGCATGCAGAACATGCAGGACATTACCGACAAGTTTGGCTATACCAATACCGATACAGCCAAGAACCAGAAGTACAAATGCCTGCAACGTTTAAAGAAATTATTTTTTGCTACCTATAAACCACAGGTATAG